The Sulfurospirillum deleyianum DSM 6946 nucleotide sequence GTATCGGTTGTTAAAACACCATACGTTACAGGTTTTTGATACTTCAATGCTGTATTGGCGACACCTTTGGTTGCCTCAGCCGCAACATAATCAAAATGAGGCGTACTGCCACGAATAATCGCACCCACACAACAGACAGCATCGTATTTGCCACTGCTAAGCACTTTATCGAGTGCCAAAGGAATCTCATACGCACCAGGAACTAAAATAAGGTCTAAATTTTTCTCATCTCCACCATGGCGAATAAACGCATCTTTCGCACCCTCAACCAAACGATCCGTAATAATATGGTTAAATCTGCTATTAATAATCGCCACTTTTTCGTGACCACTTAGGGAGAGTTTTCCTTCAATAATATTCATAACAATCCTTCTATCAAATGTTGTTTAATCATACACTATTTTTGGTTAGAGAACCTTTTATCGCTTTTTCCAGACACTGACATGTAACGATTTTAGAACCGTCTTTCGTGCGCTCTCATGCAAAGGAAGAGGCATGACAAAAGGGTTTACATGTAACGTAAAAAAAGGTGAAAGATGTTCATGCAATGCATCAAATGTCGTATATTTTTCGCCATTTTTCTTAAATCCACCCAGCCATTTAGCCCTTGGCGTTCTCGTTTCATCCCAATCATAACTACTGGCTATTACTAAAAATCCTTGTGGATTTAAACGCTCTTTAATCTTCTCTAAAAAGAGTGCTGGGTCATACAAGGTATCTAGCGTATCGTTGAGTAAAATCAGGTCATATCCATCAAAATAAGGTTTCAAATTATGCGGGTCTGCTTGCCAAAATTCCACTTTTTGAATGCTTGGGTCAATCTCAAAATCACTCAAATTTTTCTCTATAAATGTCGCAAGTTCGCCCTCTTCTTTAAGAGCATACTTGAGCTTTCCACTCTCTTTAAAATTGGTAGCAAGTCTGACCACACGTGCCGTAAACTCAATGCCATGTACCATTTCAAAATGACGTGCAAGGGCAAAAGTTCCACGTCCTGCACCGCACCCAATCTCAAGGGCTTTGGCTTTTGCCTCGCCTAATGTGGTGCAAAAATGGGCTATCTCTTCGTAGTAATTGTTCTCTTTTTTTCCAAAGTGCACTTCACAGATTTGAGAGAGTTCAAAGTCCATCTCATAAAAAACCGAAGAGACTTCCACTGGCTCGTTTGATTCAACATAGCGAAAACCCGCATGTTGGTAAAAATGACGACGAAAGGCATAACGAGAAGAGCGAATAATCTCATTGCCCGTGCTAATCCACGAACCGCCTTTTATAAGATTGTGTCTGTCATCAAAAGTGGGAACGGAAAAATCATCGTAAAGTGGATGAACTTGGAAACCATCAAACCCGTTAATCGGTGTTTCACTCCACTGCCACACATTGCCGATGACATCGTAAAAATCGCCAAAAGCAAAGGTATCCACAGGAACAGAAGAAGCAAAATACTCTAAGTTGATATTCGCAGGCGCCTTGTCCCAAAAGGGCTCATCCACCTTTACATGTAAATCTCTTAAAACATACCACTCTTCCTCACTTGGAAGACGAATGGATGTACCCTCTTTCTGGCTTTTCCAGTTACAAAATGCCTTGGCCTCAAGGTAGTTAATCTCCACAGGCCAACTCCATGGCATCGCAATCTCTTCTGCCATTAAGCGAAGCGCATACCCTTCCTCATTTTTACGCCAAAACAGTGGCATCGTGGCATTTTTGTACGTTCTCCACTTCCAGCCCTCTTCATTCCAAAAACGCTCATTTTCATAACCGCCCTCTTCTATAAAGCCTAAAAACTCAGCGTTTGAAACAAGATATTTAGACGCTTTAAAGTCTTTAACCTCTTTTACATGTAACCCGTATTCGTTGTCCCAACCATAAAGCGCATCGTCTCTTTTCTTCTCCAAACGAAGGGTTTTCCCCGTTACATGTAAGAGTGAATTTTCCACCACAGGCGTATCAAAAGGGCAGACTTTCCAAAACGAGTCGGAGACTACTTTATTCAGGGGAAGTTGACGAATCAACACCGAAGAGGTCTCAAGATGAATCCGCTCATGCTCAATGCCCATCATAATTGCCCAAAACGGACTCTCCCACGAAATGGGCATAGAAAGAGGCATCGTATCAATCAGCTCTAACACCTTAGCCTTAACGGCTTCACGATAAAGACGCACCTCTTCAATGCGTGGCCATTTGTAGTGCGATTGGTTCAAATCATCCCAACTCATTTCATCCACACCAATAGCAAAAATAGACTCGTAAACTGGGTTAATGCGTTGATCCAAAAGCTTAGCAAGGACGAGTTTATTGATAAAAAAACTCGCCGTATGCCCAAAATAAAAGACCAAAGGATGACGCAGAGGATCCGCCGTAAGGTAATAACTTTCATCGTCCTTCATCAATTCAAAAAGCTTCTCATAAAGCGTATACGTTTTTAAAAAATAATTCCTAATCTCTACTCTTTTTTCTTCAACATTTCCTTGATTGAGAAGAAGATTGCGTGTAGGAATGAGTTGCATCTTATACCTTTAAGGCGTTTTGAATCGCTTTGATATCTTTAATGGCTAAGTCCAAATCCTCTAAATAGAGCATATTAGGACCATCACACAACGCCTCGCAGGGATTAAAATGAGTTTCAAAGAAAAAGCCATCCACACCCACCGCAGCAGCCGCACGTGAAAGAGGACGTACAAACTCACGTTTTCCACCACTTTTTCCACCCTCAGCACCAGGCATCTGTACCGAATGGGTCGCATCAAAAATAACAGGCGCAAACTCTCTCATAATGCCAAAACTACGCATATCGACAACCAAATTACCATACCCAAAGGTACTTCCTCGCTCGGTCAACCACACGCCTGCACGCTTTGCCGCTTCGTAACCTTCCTCTTTCACTCCTCTGGTCTCTAAAACTTTTTTCACCGAATAGCGCATATCCGCAGGATTTAAAAACTGCCCTTTTTTAACGTTTACCACGCATTTTGTCTGTGCGGCTGCAACCAAAAGATCGGTTTGACGACACAAAAAAGCAGGGATTTGAAGCACATCCACGACCTCTCCCACCGGCTTAGCTTGGGTGTAGTCATGAATGTCGGTTAAAAGTTTAAAACCAAACGTTCTTCTAACTTCATCTAAAAGTTTCAAACCTTCATCCAGTCCAGGTCCTCTGAAACTGTCAATGCTGGTGCGATTGGCTTTATCAAAACTGCTTTTAAAATAAAAATCTATGCTTTCATCTTCATGGTAACTCACTAATTTTTCAGCAACCCGTAAAAGGTTCTCTCTGCTTTCAATAACACACGGTCCTGCAATTAAAATCATTCTTTTTCCTTTGCTACAATTATTCCACTCAAAATAACGAGGAGTATACCAAATAGTCCTAGAAAATCAGGCAATGGGTCTCCTAAAATAATCCCAATAATCAGTGAAAAAAAGATAATCGAATACCCAGCCGCACCCACAACACCCGCACGGGTTGTAGCAAACGCTTTGGTCATATAAACCTGTCCAATGGCACCTGAAAAGCCCATTAGAAAAATATAGAGCCACTCTATGCCTTTTGGCATAACAAATTGCCCCATCATAAAATCAAACATCGGCGCATGATAGACTTCGCTAATCAGCATAAAAAGGGCAGGAAAAATCGTTCCTGTGGAGACAAACGCTAAAACAATCACTCGTGTATCGTACACCTTATTTAACTCTCGCACACTCGTATACGCCAAAGCCGCACCTAACCCACTAAAGAGCCCAAATAAATCTGTTTTAGAAAGCATAAAACCCGTCGGCTTCATGACAAAAACAATACCTAAAAATCCTATAAATACAGCTATCCACGCTTTCAACCCCATTTTCTCTTTCAAGAAAAAAAATGCCAAAATCGCTGTAAAAATCGGCGCCGTACGAGAAAAGGTCATCGCATCAGCAAACGGAATATGCGCAATGTTATAGAAAAAAACCAACATCGAAGCAAACCCAATCAACGCCCTAAAAAGAAGTAACCACGGTTTTCCACCCACTTGTTTGAGGGGAAGCTTAACAATGCTTAACGCCACAATACACATGGTAATGCCATTACGAAAGAAAACCACCTCAACCGAATCCATCCCTTCGCTTAACATCTTTGCAAAAGCCCCATCAAAAGCAAAACTAAATGAAGAGATCAGCATAAATAAAACCCCTTTATTTATCTGACCAAAAAATACTCCCACACTCACTCCAATCTGCGTTAAATACGTAATCTTAATCTATTCTGTGTTAAAATTGGTTGATATATTTGATTTGCCTTACAGGAGAAAGCATGCATTTTGAAACTATCTTCAACTACACGTTTATGGGCTTTGCCGTTACACATATTGCTCTGTCTATCTGTTTCTTTTTGATGGTTTTTTTCTTACGTCATTTTCTCACCAACGTCATTCTCAAACCGTTTAAGATTATTGCTCTGCGTAGCAAAACATCATGGGATAATCGAGTCATCAACGTCCTAGAAGGTCCTTTAAAAGCCTCTCTTGTCTTCGCCTCAGCCTACGTGGCAGGAACATGGTTGTCTTATCCTCGTTTACAAAAACTCCTAGACCTTGGCTTAAAAACCTTTTTAACCTTTCTTATTTTTTGGATTCTATACCGTCTTGTGAATCGTTTTTCTCATCTTTTTAACTTTTTTTCCTCCAAACTAGGTACCGAAGTGGACAATGGCATCCAAAATTTCACCATTAAAGCCCTGCGTGTTCTGATTATTGCCTTAGGACTGATGGCGATTTTACAAGAGTGGGGTATTAATGTGAGTGCATTTGTTGCTTCATTAGGACTCGGTGGACTTGCTTTTGCCTTAGCCGCAAAAGATACCGTTGCAAACCTCTTTGGCTCACTGGTCATCTTCAGCGATAGACCGTTTCAAGTGGGCGATAGCATCGAAATGAATGGCGTGGAAGGAACCATCGAAGAGATCGGCATTCGTTCTACCAAAATTCGAAATCCTACACAAGCGTTGGTGAGTGTACCAAACTCTTTTATCGCAAATGCGACCATTACCAACACGTCACGCATGGGAAAACGTCGTATCCGTACCCGTCTTGGACTGACCTATACCACCACTATGGAACAGATGCAAACCATTTTGCAAGAGATTAAGACGATGTTATCGAATCATCCTGATGTTCATTCTGAGGGAATTATGGTCTATTTTGATGAGTTTGAAGCGAGTGCGCTTGGCATTTTACTCAACTTTTTTACCTATGCCACATCCCTTGATGAATCTTTACATGTAAGAGAAGAGATTAATTATAAAATTATGGAAATTGTCGCACGCAATGGAGCGACGTTTGCGTTTCCTTCTCAATCGCTCTATGTGGAGAGTTTACCAAAATAACAGCAAAGAAAAGCTATAATAGATTCAATTATGCCATAAAGGTTACTATGAAAAAAATTGCTATTATCGGGCTTCCTAATGTTGGGAAAAGCTCTTTATTTAATCGCATTGCTAAAGCACGTATTGCTATTACCTCGGATTTTAGTGGTACAACACGCGATATTAAAAGTCATCAAGTTTACATCACCGAAAAGCCCTGCCTTATCTTAGATACAGGTGGACTGGACAAATCAACTGAGCTCTTTGAAAATGTCCATGATATGTCGATGCAAGCATCCAAAAAAGCAGATGTTATATTAATGGTCGTCGATGGAAAACTTCTCCCTAGTGAAGAAGAAAAAAAGATTTTTTATGCCCTTCAAGCCCTCAATAAACCTATTGCCTTAGTCATTAATAAAATTGACAACGATAAAGAGATGGAACGTGCTTGGGAATTTAGTGAATTTGGCGCAGAACACGTCTTTCCTCTCTCCGTTTCACACAACCGAGGTGTCAGTGCACTTTTAGAGTGGATTGGCTCATACTTACCTGCACCAGAAGGTGCTCTGGTTGCTTCAGAAGAAGAAGCAGATGAGGAGACGATAGATGAGGAAGATGACGTTTGGGATGAGGATAAAATATCAGAGGAGCAGAGCTTAGAAGCACCCATTGAAGAAGAAAATCCTAACATCAATGTCGCTATTATTGGGCGTGTCAACGTCGGTAAAAGCTCCCTACTCAACGCCCTTGTCGGCAAACAGCGTGCGGTTGTGAGTAATGTGGCAGGAACAACCATTGACCCTGTAGATGAGAGCATTGAGTACAACGAAAAAGTCATTAACTTTGTCGATACTGCTGGACTTCGAAGGCGTGGAAAAATCGAAGGCATTGAAAAATTTGCGCTCATGCGTACCAAAGAGATGCTAGAGCGTGCGAACATTGCTCTGCTTGTCTTAGATGCGAGTGAACCCTTTTTGGAACTCGATGAGCGTATCGCAGGGCTAGTGGAAGAGAACAATCTTGCGTGTATTATCGTTCTAAATAAATGGGATGAAGCGATGGATGACTTTGAAAAAGTCACCGCAGAGGTACGCCACCGATTTAAATTTCTCTCCTATGCGCCACTGATTACGGTTTCGGCTAAAAGCAAACAACGGGTTTCAAAAATTAAAGATATGATTTTAAGTGTGTATGAAAACTACTCTCAACACATTCCAACCAGACAGCTCAATGAAGTGATTCGTGAAGCGACCATTAGACATCAAATTCCAAGCGACCACTCTAAAGTTGTCAAAATCTACTTCGCAACCCAGTACCAAACCAAGCCACCACGTATTGCGCTTGTCATGAATAAACCACGCTCCTTGCATTTTAGTTACAAACGCTACCTTGCCAATAAACTGCGTGATGTCTTTAATTTGGAAGGCTCACCGATTTTACTCTACCCCCGTGCTAAAGGGGAGAGGGATAATGAACAGGAAAATAGCGGTGAAGAATCTTAAGAATAAAAATATCGTTTTTATCGGTTTTATGGGAGTTGGCAAAGGTACGATTGCAAGGGCACTGATTCAAAGAACCAAACAAATGGGTTTGGATACTGATGATTTGATTGAGAGCATGGAAAATCGCAAAATCAAAGATATTTTTGCGAGCGATGGGGAAGCCTACTTTCGACGACTTGAGAAACAAACAGCTAAATGGCTTGAAAAAAGTGTCAAAAATGCCATTATATCCACAGGTGGTGGTTTTTTTAAGGTAGATAATTTAGAAAAGATAGGAACCATCATCTATCTTCGTTCCTCTTTTGATGGTATCCTTAAACGCTTAAAAGCGCATGAAAATGGCGATTTAAAACTTGCAAAACGCCCTCTTTTGCAAGATGAAGAGAAGGCAAGAGCCTTATTTAAAGAACGCTCCTGCTTATATGAAAAAAAAGCCGATGTGATTGTGGATGTGGAAGATCGAAGTATCGAAGAGATTATTCATGCCATTATGAAACGACTCAATTTAAAAGAGAAAGAGTAGGACAGCTTTATGAGAGTATTAACAGGAATTCAACCCTCAGGTGCACTGCATATAGGAAACTATTTTGGTGCGATTAAACAGATGATTGACCTTCAAGAAAAAAGTGATTTATTTATCTTCATCGCCAATTACCACGCCCTCACCTCTTTAAAAGATGGCGAGGCACTTAAGCATAATACGCTTGATGCGGCGATTAATTTTCTCTCTCTAGGCATTGATCACACCAAAGTCACCTTTTGGGCACAATCCGATGTCAAAGAAGTATTAGAACTCTACTGGATACTCTCAGGCTATACGCCGATGGGACTTTTAGAGAGAGCCCATAGCTACAAAGACAAAGTCGCCAAAGGCATTGCTGCCAACCACTCTTTATTTTCCTATCCTGTTTTAATGGCTGCGGATATTTTGCTCTATGACTCAGAAGTGATTCCTGTGGGAAAAGACCAAATCCAACACGTTGAAATTACCCGTGACATCGCCATTAAATTTAATAACGATTTTGGTGATATTTTTAAAGTACCCGAATTTAAAGTCGATGAAAACGTCGCCACTGTCCCCGGACTTGATGGGGCAAAAATGAGTAAAAGTTATGGCAATACCATTGATATTTTTTGCAGTGAAAAAGAGCTTAAAAAAGCAACTTCTCGTATTGTAACCGACTCAACACCGATGGAAGAGCCTAAAAATCCTTTTACATGTAACGTGTACGCTCTGGCTAAACTCTTTTTAGAAAATGACGAACTAGAAGCACTCAAAGTGCGCTACCAAAAGGGCGGTGAAGGGTATGGGCATTTTAAAGCTTACCTCAATGGTCTGATTTGGGACTATTTTGCACCGGCTCGTGAAAAAAGAGCCTACTATGTAGCGCATAAAGAGGAAGTCATCGCCATTCTTGATGAAGGTGCCGCTAAAGCACGTCACATTGCTTCTGCAAAAATGGATATGATTCGTAATCTTGTTGGAATTTACCGTTAAGGAAACGTATGCTAGATATTAAACTGATTCAAAATGATTTTGATACTGTTGCCACAGCGCTCAGAAAGAAAAAAGTAGATGAGAGCCTTTTGGAAGAACTTCGTGCTATTTCATTGGAACTTAAAAGTGCACGTCTTGTTTTAGAGCCACTCCAAGCGGAACAAAATGCTAAAAGCAAACTCTTTGGGGTTTATGCCAAAGAAGGCAAAGATGTGGGAGCGCTTAAAGCAGAACTCTCTTTAAACAAAGAAAAAATCGCTGAGAAAACGGAGGTGGTTCGTGCCTTAGAAGAGAAGCTTGAAGCACTAGCGACTATTATTCCAAATATGCCCTCTTCTCTTGTTCCTGAAGGTGAAGATGAAAATGACAACGTGGAACTGAAACGTGTGCTTGAGCCTAAAACATTTTCCTTTACTCCTAAAGAGCATTGGGATATCGACAGCAAACAAAACTGGATTGATTTTGAGAGAGGTGTAAAACTTGCCAAAAGCCGTTTTAGTGTTTTAAAAAATGACGCTGCCAGATTAGAGCGAGCGCTCATTAACTATATGCTTGATTTTAACCGAAGCCGTGGTTTTCATGAGGTAGCCGTTCCTTACATTGTCAACCGTGAAACACTGATGGGAACAGGACAACTCCCTAAATTTGAAGATGACCTCTTTAAAATTGATGGCGAAGAGCTCTTTTTGATTCCTACTGCTGAAGTGCCTGTCACCAACCTTTTTAGAGATGAAATTCTAAGCAAAGAAGAACTCCCTCTTAAAATGACCGCCTATTCTGCATGTTTTCGAAAAGAAGCAGGCAGTGCGGGGAAAGATACCCGTGGCATGATTCGCCAGCACCAGTTTGATAAAGTAGAATTGGTTTCAATTACCACACCAGAACAGAGCGAAACGGTTTTTGAAGAGATGCTTTCATGTGCTTCTGATTTACTTAGCTCCTTAGGACTCCCTCACCGCCACTTAATGCTTTGTGGTGGAGATTTGGGCTTTAGTGCTGCAAAAACGGTGGATTTGGAAGTCTGGCTTCCAGGGCAAAACCGTTACCGTGAAATTAGTTCCGTATCTAATACCTTCGACTTTCAAGCCAGACGAGCTAAAATTCGCTTTAAAGATGAGGGTAAAAACCGCTTAGTACACACGCTCAATGGCTCTTCTTTAGCCGTGGGTCGCACACTCATCGCCATTATGGAAAATTACCAACAAGAAGATGGCAGTGTTGCCATTCCTGAAGTCTTGAAAAAGTACATGTAAGATGGCAGAAGAAGAAGTTGTCATCCTCGAGGCGGAAAACACTCCTTCAAATGAAGAGGAGAGTTTTGCGCTCATCGAGGAGGAGCGAACAGATGAGATTACCCCCTCAGAGGTTGTTCCACTCAATCAAAATGAAAAGAGATCTCCCTCTAAAAAAAGATTGCTTATTTTACTCATTGCAGGGGTTATTTTGCTCATTGGCATCATGGTTGCCCTTCTTCTTATTTTAAATGCAAAAGACACGGTATCCCAAACACCCATAATCAAAGAGAAAGAAGAAGAAAAAATACTCCAAAAGGAGCAATTTTCTCCTTCTAAACTCGATAGTATGATTAAAAAAGCACACCTTCTTTACGAACAAGGCAATAAAGAAGAAGCGCTTAAAATTTATGAAAAAATTGCTACATTCAATGAGGCAATTTCTTATTACAATATTGGCGTTGCAAAACTGAAAGAAAAAAACTTCTCAGAAGCACTTGAAGCCTTTAAAAAGGCGATTCAAAACAAAGAGCACCGCTGTATCAGTGCCATTAATGCCGCTGTTTGCGCCTTGGAACTCAAAGATGATACCCTTTTTACCTACTATATTGACCTTGCTTTTTCGTATCTTCCGGAAGAGAGTAATGCGCCACTCTATTCTTATTATGTCGGACTGGTTCATTATTATAAAAATTTTTATTACGAAGCCCTTAGTGCTATTCGTCATCCCTCTATGGAGTTTTATAAAGAGGATCAAACCTATCTTGCTTCCAAAATTTTAGCTTCCTTAAATCAAAACACCCTTGCGATTGATACGCTAGAAGGCATTAAAGCAGAAGGAGATCATTTCACGTTGGGACTTTTATATGCGAAAAAAGGTGATTTTGTAACAGCAAAACACTATTTACAACGTGCGATTCACGCTGAACCCCACAATGCAAAAGTCAAAATAGCGCTTTCAATGGTCGAAAATAAATTAGGCAATCTAGGCAACACCGCCTCGCTCCTTGGTGAAGTGTATAAAATCAACGATACAAACGCCCAAACCAAACCTCTTTACAACCTTCATACCATTTTAAAACCCTCTCTTTTTGATGTACAAAATGCACAAAAAGAGTTTGAAAAAGAGCTTTTTTTCACGCAAGAAAATATCTATGGTCTCCTTTTTTATTACGCCCCGTACAAAGTTTTTGACGCTAAACAGACGATTGATTATATTCGAAAAGGAAGTATGAATATTTTTATTGATGAGATCGGTCCTGCCCTCTCATACCTTAAAGCAAGTTCAACCATTTCTAAAGTCAATATCGCCATTAGCCAAGGAATTAAACAAGCTTTAAATGCCCACGTCTATGAAGCCAATACCATCTTTGCACACATGGTAGAAGAGTATAAAAATCACTCCATTTTGCACTACAATCTAGCCTTAACCTACGCACAAATAGGCGATTATGCGGCTGCGTACAAAAACTTTTCCAAAAGCTACCATTTAGATAATAACAACTACCTTGCGGGTGTTTTTGCGATTATGAGTGGGCATCTCATCAACAGAGATGTTGCAAAACTGTTAGAAGATGTTAAAGAGAGTATCCACAAAAATCCAGCGTTAGAAAAAGAGAACCTTTATCTTTCACTTCTTTATCTTACCGATAAAAATGAATTTTCACTGACACGATGGCTTGAAATGGAAAAAGAAGATAGCCCACTAAGCCTTGTTTTAAATATCATCGCTTCGCAAAAACTGAGCAATGAACGTATGTATGAACGCAGTACTCAAAAACTTCAAGCGCTGCTACCCAAAGACATTATGGCAAATATTATTGCCTTTAATGCGAAGTACCATAAAAAAGCGATTAAGAGTTATGCCAAAGAGATTCAAATGGAGTTTAACAAACTTCCATTAGAGTATGATACCTTTTATTACGGACCTAAAATGGTTAAAGAGCAGTACATTAAACTCCTTCAGATTGGAGGCTTACTGCATCAAAAACGTGATAGTGTGAGAGCACAGATGGAAAAAGAGCAAGAAGACATCCCTGCAATGATGCAAACACTCGCTTTTATGGAAATCTACACCAATCGTTTTGAAGAGGCTTTTACTCTCTACAATAAACTCATTGATGATTATCACAAAAAAGATACCTACACTATTTTTCTAGCTTCCGTTGCCGCCATCGGTGCAGGACACAATGAAAATGCCATCGCACTCCTAGAACTCTCTAAACTCACAGATCCTGCAAATATGGAAAGCCGTTATGCGTTAGGATTACTCTATCAAGAAATAGGAAATTTTGAAGCAGCGAGTGTGCAATATCGAAGCATTGGAAACAGCGGTTTTATCTCACGCTATTTTAGCTTTAACATTGCGAGATAAGCTTTACATGTAAAGAGTTCTATCTTTACATGTAAAAACATTAAAACGTTAAATTCCCTCGCTGGTGTGATTTTTAATGGTTCGCAAACGCTCTCTCATAGACATATAACTGTTCAACGCTCCAATGTACGCTTTAGCTGTTGCTAACATCGTATCCACGCTAAGTCCATGCCCCATAATGGCAGGTTTGCTCTCATCAAAGACCACTTTAACCAAAACACGAGCCATCGCATCTTTACCTTGAGACACAGCATCAACCTTATAATCTCTAAGTTCACCACTCACGCCACATACCCTATCAATAACTTTAAAAATGGCATCCATCGTTCCATTTCCAATCGCCGCATCTGTTATCTCTTTACCCTCATGGCTAATCGTAACAGCAGCACTTGGAAGCCCTCCTGGAGAACAATCTGAAAGTTGTAAGCGCACCAATTCAAATACTTGAGGAATTTTGGTAATTTCATCTGCGACCAAAGCACGTAAATCATCATCAAAAATATCTTTCTTCTGATCCGCTAAAATTTTAAATCGCTCAAACGCTTCATTAATCTCTTCATCTTTTAGTTCATACCCTAAACTATTTAACTTATCTTTAAAGGCATGACGACCCGAATGCTTTCCAAGCACAATAGAATTTTTATCTAAGCCAATGTCTTTCGCACTCATAATTTCATACGTTTGCGTGTGTTTTAGAACACCATCTTGATGAATACCACTCTCGTGAGAAAAAGCATTTTTCCCTACAATCGCCTTGTTAGGCTGAGGCTCAATACCTGTGATGGATGAAACCAATTTGCTGGTTGGGTAAATCTCTTTGATGTTGATATTGGTCTCATAACCACTAAAATGATCTTTACGTGTGCGAAGCGCCATAACGATTTCCTCTAACGCCGCATTACCAGCTCTCTCTCCCAAACCATTAATGGTACACTCCACCTGACGTGCACCATTTTCAATACACGCTAAAGAGTTGGCAACGGCTAAACCTAAATCATTATGATTGTGCACCGAAATAATCGCTCTATCTCCCACAAAATCATGCAAAGACTTAATAATAGCCCCCATTTCTGTTGGCAAACGATACCCTACTGTATCAGGGATATTCAGTGTGGTAGCCCCTGCATTGATGACCGCATCTAACACTTCTTTCATAAAACTCACTTCACTGCGTCCTGCATCTTCACAACTAAACTCAACATCCTCACAAAAGGTTTTAGCATACTGTACGGCTTCAACTGCTTTCTTAATGACTTGATCAGGTGTCATTTTAAGTTTATATTCCATGTGAATAGGACTGGTCGCTATAAATGTATGAATACGATTCATCTTCGCTTTAGAAACTGCTTCACCTGCTGCTTTAATGTCTTTTTCCAATGCACGAGCCAGTGAACAAATACGACTTTTTGTGACCGCTTCAGCAATACGAGAAATCGCATCAAAATCACCAGGGCTGGCCGCTGCAAACCCTGCTTCTATCACATCAACCCCTAATTTTTGAAGTTGCAAAGCAATTTGAATTTTTTCTTCTGTATTCATCGAAGCACCGGGGCTTTGTTCGCCATCTCTTAATGTTGTATCAAAAATGATAATTTTATTATCTGTGCTCATGGTATTGTCCTTACGGTATGTATTGATATAAGAAATTTGAAAAATAAAAAGGGGTTAGAGGGAGAGGAGGTGTTGCAGGAGAGCGTTTTTAATCTCTATTTTGGGCAAAATTTTAATCGACTTCATAATACCGATATCTACGCTATTCATCGCTTCTCCTTTAAAAAATGTCTGAGGCAAAAAAGATACTTTTGCCTCAAGGTTGGCGTATTATACTAAATTTTTATGAAATTTGACAACGCAGAAGGTATAAATAGCTCGAACCAATCCATAAAGTAAATAGACTGTAATTAAACCTGTGCCAACTTCAATAGG carries:
- a CDS encoding 2-isopropylmalate synthase encodes the protein MSTDNKIIIFDTTLRDGEQSPGASMNTEEKIQIALQLQKLGVDVIEAGFAAASPGDFDAISRIAEAVTKSRICSLARALEKDIKAAGEAVSKAKMNRIHTFIATSPIHMEYKLKMTPDQVIKKAVEAVQYAKTFCEDVEFSCEDAGRSEVSFMKEVLDAVINAGATTLNIPDTVGYRLPTEMGAIIKSLHDFVGDRAIISVHNHNDLGLAVANSLACIENGARQVECTINGLGERAGNAALEEIVMALRTRKDHFSGYETNINIKEIYPTSKLVSSITGIEPQPNKAIVGKNAFSHESGIHQDGVLKHTQTYEIMSAKDIGLDKNSIVLGKHSGRHAFKDKLNSLGYELKDEEINEAFERFKILADQKKDIFDDDLRALVADEITKIPQVFELVRLQLSDCSPGGLPSAAVTISHEGKEITDAAIGNGTMDAIFKVIDRVCGVSGELRDYKVDAVSQGKDAMARVLVKVVFDESKPAIMGHGLSVDTMLATAKAYIGALNSYMSMRERLRTIKNHTSEGI
- a CDS encoding tetratricopeptide repeat protein, translated to MAEEEVVILEAENTPSNEEESFALIEEERTDEITPSEVVPLNQNEKRSPSKKRLLILLIAGVILLIGIMVALLLILNAKDTVSQTPIIKEKEEEKILQKEQFSPSKLDSMIKKAHLLYEQGNKEEALKIYEKIATFNEAISYYNIGVAKLKEKNFSEALEAFKKAIQNKEHRCISAINAAVCALELKDDTLFTYYIDLAFSYLPEESNAPLYSYYVGLVHYYKNFYYEALSAIRHPSMEFYKEDQTYLASKILASLNQNTLAIDTLEGIKAEGDHFTLGLLYAKKGDFVTAKHYLQRAIHAEPHNAKVKIALSMVENKLGNLGNTASLLGEVYKINDTNAQTKPLYNLHTILKPSLFDVQNAQKEFEKELFFTQENIYGLLFYYAPYKVFDAKQTIDYIRKGSMNIFIDEIGPALSYLKASSTISKVNIAISQGIKQALNAHVYEANTIFAHMVEEYKNHSILHYNLALTYAQIGDYAAAYKNFSKSYHLDNNNYLAGVFAIMSGHLINRDVAKLLEDVKESIHKNPALEKENLYLSLLYLTDKNEFSLTRWLEMEKEDSPLSLVLNIIASQKLSNERMYERSTQKLQALLPKDIMANIIAFNAKYHKKAIKSYAKEIQMEFNKLPLEYDTFYYGPKMVKEQYIKLLQIGGLLHQKRDSVRAQMEKEQEDIPAMMQTLAFMEIYTNRFEEAFTLYNKLIDDYHKKDTYTIFLASVAAIGAGHNENAIALLELSKLTDPANMESRYALGLLYQEIGNFEAASVQYRSIGNSGFISRYFSFNIAR